From a region of the Canis lupus dingo isolate Sandy chromosome 5, ASM325472v2, whole genome shotgun sequence genome:
- the LZIC gene encoding protein LZIC isoform X1 encodes MRPPEVFLLRASARPGPSAHDSWTFSSGRFMHFGAGRQPAEFKALRDQITKYILYVGLLFYLEIKMASRGKTETSKLKQNLEEQLDRLMQQLQDLEECREELDADEYEETKKETLEQLSEFNDSLKKIMSGNMTLVDELSGMQLAIQAAISQAFKTPEVIRLFAKKQPGQLRTRLAEMDRDLMVGKLERGLYTQQKVEILTALRKLGEKLTADDEAFLSANAGAILSQFEKVSTDLGSGDKVLALASFEVEKTKK; translated from the exons ATGCGTCCGCCGGAAGTGTTCCTACTGCGAGCGTCCGCCAGGCCGGGACCCTCAG CTCATGACTCTTGGACCTTCAGCAGCGGGAGGTTTATGCACTTTGGGGCGGGTCGACAGCCTGCAGAGTTCAAAGCACTGAGAGACCAG ATAACCAAATATATACTGTATGTGGGCTTGTTGTTCTACTTAGAGATCAAAATGGCTTCCagaggaaagacagagacaagCAAATTAAAGCAGAATTTAGAAGAACAATTGGATAGACTAATGCAGCAATTACAAGATCTGGAGGAATGCAG AGAGGAACTTGATGCAGATGAATATGAGGAAACCAAAAAGGAAACTCTGGAGCAACTAAGTGAATTTAATGATTCACTGAAGAAAATTATGTCTGGAAACATGACTTTGGTGGATGAGCTAAGTGGAATGCAACTG GCTATCCAGGCAGCTATCAGCCAGGCCTTTAAAACTCCAGAGGTCATCAGGTTATTTGCAAAGAAACAACCAGGTCAGCTTCGGACAAGGTTAGCAGAG ATGGATAGAGATCTCATGGTAGGAAAGCTGGAAAGAGGCCTGTATACTCAGCAGAAAGTGGAGATACTAACAGCTCTCAGGAAACTTGGAGAGAAG ctgACTGCAGATGATGAGGCCTTCTTGTCAGCAAATGCAGGTGCTATACTCAGTCAATTTGAGAAAGTCTCTACAGACCTTG GCTCTGGAGACAAAGTTCTTGCATTGGCAAGTTTTGaggttgaaaaaacaaaaaaatga
- the LZIC gene encoding protein LZIC isoform X2, with the protein MRPPEVFLLRASARPGPSEIKMASRGKTETSKLKQNLEEQLDRLMQQLQDLEECREELDADEYEETKKETLEQLSEFNDSLKKIMSGNMTLVDELSGMQLAIQAAISQAFKTPEVIRLFAKKQPGQLRTRLAEMDRDLMVGKLERGLYTQQKVEILTALRKLGEKLTADDEAFLSANAGAILSQFEKVSTDLGSGDKVLALASFEVEKTKK; encoded by the exons ATGCGTCCGCCGGAAGTGTTCCTACTGCGAGCGTCCGCCAGGCCGGGACCCTCAG AGATCAAAATGGCTTCCagaggaaagacagagacaagCAAATTAAAGCAGAATTTAGAAGAACAATTGGATAGACTAATGCAGCAATTACAAGATCTGGAGGAATGCAG AGAGGAACTTGATGCAGATGAATATGAGGAAACCAAAAAGGAAACTCTGGAGCAACTAAGTGAATTTAATGATTCACTGAAGAAAATTATGTCTGGAAACATGACTTTGGTGGATGAGCTAAGTGGAATGCAACTG GCTATCCAGGCAGCTATCAGCCAGGCCTTTAAAACTCCAGAGGTCATCAGGTTATTTGCAAAGAAACAACCAGGTCAGCTTCGGACAAGGTTAGCAGAG ATGGATAGAGATCTCATGGTAGGAAAGCTGGAAAGAGGCCTGTATACTCAGCAGAAAGTGGAGATACTAACAGCTCTCAGGAAACTTGGAGAGAAG ctgACTGCAGATGATGAGGCCTTCTTGTCAGCAAATGCAGGTGCTATACTCAGTCAATTTGAGAAAGTCTCTACAGACCTTG GCTCTGGAGACAAAGTTCTTGCATTGGCAAGTTTTGaggttgaaaaaacaaaaaaatga
- the LZIC gene encoding protein LZIC isoform X3: MASRGKTETSKLKQNLEEQLDRLMQQLQDLEECREELDADEYEETKKETLEQLSEFNDSLKKIMSGNMTLVDELSGMQLAIQAAISQAFKTPEVIRLFAKKQPGQLRTRLAEMDRDLMVGKLERGLYTQQKVEILTALRKLGEKLTADDEAFLSANAGAILSQFEKVSTDLGSGDKVLALASFEVEKTKK; this comes from the exons ATGGCTTCCagaggaaagacagagacaagCAAATTAAAGCAGAATTTAGAAGAACAATTGGATAGACTAATGCAGCAATTACAAGATCTGGAGGAATGCAG AGAGGAACTTGATGCAGATGAATATGAGGAAACCAAAAAGGAAACTCTGGAGCAACTAAGTGAATTTAATGATTCACTGAAGAAAATTATGTCTGGAAACATGACTTTGGTGGATGAGCTAAGTGGAATGCAACTG GCTATCCAGGCAGCTATCAGCCAGGCCTTTAAAACTCCAGAGGTCATCAGGTTATTTGCAAAGAAACAACCAGGTCAGCTTCGGACAAGGTTAGCAGAG ATGGATAGAGATCTCATGGTAGGAAAGCTGGAAAGAGGCCTGTATACTCAGCAGAAAGTGGAGATACTAACAGCTCTCAGGAAACTTGGAGAGAAG ctgACTGCAGATGATGAGGCCTTCTTGTCAGCAAATGCAGGTGCTATACTCAGTCAATTTGAGAAAGTCTCTACAGACCTTG GCTCTGGAGACAAAGTTCTTGCATTGGCAAGTTTTGaggttgaaaaaacaaaaaaatga
- the LZIC gene encoding protein LZIC isoform X4 — MNDFALLKLMTLGPSAAGEIKMASRGKTETSKLKQNLEEQLDRLMQQLQDLEECREELDADEYEETKKETLEQLSEFNDSLKKIMSGNMTLVDELSGMQLAIQAAISQAFKTPEVIRLFAKKQPGQLRTRLAEMDRDLMVGKLERGLYTQQKVEILTALRKLGEKLTADDEAFLSANAGAILSQFEKVSTDLGSGDKVLALASFEVEKTKK, encoded by the exons ATGAACGATTTCGCTTTGCTCAAGCTCATGACTCTTGGACCTTCAGCAGCGGGAG AGATCAAAATGGCTTCCagaggaaagacagagacaagCAAATTAAAGCAGAATTTAGAAGAACAATTGGATAGACTAATGCAGCAATTACAAGATCTGGAGGAATGCAG AGAGGAACTTGATGCAGATGAATATGAGGAAACCAAAAAGGAAACTCTGGAGCAACTAAGTGAATTTAATGATTCACTGAAGAAAATTATGTCTGGAAACATGACTTTGGTGGATGAGCTAAGTGGAATGCAACTG GCTATCCAGGCAGCTATCAGCCAGGCCTTTAAAACTCCAGAGGTCATCAGGTTATTTGCAAAGAAACAACCAGGTCAGCTTCGGACAAGGTTAGCAGAG ATGGATAGAGATCTCATGGTAGGAAAGCTGGAAAGAGGCCTGTATACTCAGCAGAAAGTGGAGATACTAACAGCTCTCAGGAAACTTGGAGAGAAG ctgACTGCAGATGATGAGGCCTTCTTGTCAGCAAATGCAGGTGCTATACTCAGTCAATTTGAGAAAGTCTCTACAGACCTTG GCTCTGGAGACAAAGTTCTTGCATTGGCAAGTTTTGaggttgaaaaaacaaaaaaatga